AAAGTTACGGTTCAGCTACCTTTTAGGTGCTAATCGTAACTTTCTTCTTTAGGCTTATTGGATCAATTGACGCTTAGAGAGCTACAGCGATCCAAAAACTCATATAAGAAAGGATAGAGAGGATAAATATGACGACTACAGATAGAAATAAAAAGGCAAGGAAAAATCGGGGCCGAGTAAGGCGTTCAATGAATCCGGTAAAAGCACCTAGCTTTTCTTCTTTTCTGATTTCCTCTCCCTCTGTTCCCTGCAATTTTGCCAGGGTTTTTTTGTCAAGGATTTTGACTGCCGGGACCAGGCGATAGCCTTTTTTAGGAATGGTCTGAATTACCTGCTGCTGTCTGGCATCATCCAGCAGGAATTTTCGAAGTTTGGAAATGGCCTGCATCAAACCCTCCTCTGCCCCACCATAGTTGTTCCAGACTTTTTTTATCAATTCAGAACGGGGAACCAAATTTCCGGCATCTTCCGCCAGACATATCAATACCTGCATCAAACGAGGCTCAACCTTAAAACTGTGCTTCACCTCAAAGCCTTCCAGGATTGCGATTTCATGCGTGGGAGGATAGACCAGAAAATCATAGCCTAACAAAAAAGCCTGCTCTTTCAAGCCTTTTTTTATTTGTGCGCTTGTATGTATTCCATCCTGAAGATTCTGTGTGATTTCCATATCAGTAGCTTTCCTTCATATACGCAGACATTGACCTACGAAAACCTTTTTTAGGAAAAATAAAGGTCAATTGTACCATTGCTTCGACAAAGCAGCCCTAATTTCAATCCATTGAAGCCAACCTAATTTTACTATCATGTTCAAAAACATCCTATTTGTTGCTGTAATATTGACCCTCACTCATTCCTTCCTTTTGGGACAAAATCTTGTTGAGTCTCAGGACTTTGATCCGATCAAAGAACAAATTCAATCCTGGATAGAAGGCGGGGATATTCCCTCTATGTCCATCGCTGTTGCCCAGGATGGTAAACTGATATGGAAGGAGGCTTTTGGTTGGGCGAATAAAGAAAAGAATGTCAAAGCCCAGCCGCAACACATCTATGCCCTCGGTTCTTTGGCGAAATCTATGGCTGCTACGGGTACTATGACTTTGGTGGAGCAAGGCAAATTATCTCTGGAAGATGAAATTAATCCCCTGATTGCTCCTGCAAAATTGAAAAATTATCATGGCCCTGCATCTGATATAAAACTCAAGCATGTGCTGAATATGAGTGCCGGTATCCCACATGGCTGGACTACCTATCCAGATCAGATTTTCACTGCCTTTTCGGAAGAAGAGAAAGATAGATTCATAGATAAAATCGGGCATGTAACCTTTCCTCCGGGCAAGATTCAGCAATACTCCAATTATTCTTATGGCATCCTGGACTTAGTTATGGAACGTCAGAGTGGAAAATCACTGGAAGCCTACATGCAATCAGAAGTATTCCAGCCTTTGGGGATGAAAAACAGCCATACTTCTTACCAAAATGATAAGGCCGATCAGTTTGTAAGCTTGTACAATCGGGAAGGAGCGATAGATCCTTATCACTTTCTCCCCTATGGAGGCGGGGGCTATTATTCTACAGCAGAAGATCTTATAGAATACGGACTTTTTTACCTAAAAAACCGGAAAGAAGGACGTAAAAGAATCCTCAGCGATAGAAGTATTGATCTCATGCATACCTATGAGGGAGCTCCGGGCATGTTCAAAATTGGTTTCTTCAATACGGGAAGTCTGATCATCAGCAATGGGAATATCACCGGAGCAAATGCCATGTTGATGATGGTTCCTGAAAAAAATATCGTGATCGTTTGCCTCACAAATACCCACATCAATGGCTACGCAGATCAGGCTGCCGGAATGATCCTGGGACATATCTTGCCTGATTTTGATTCCGGTATGGATAGAGAAAAGTATGCAGCAGTATTCGAAACGCCTTATCAGGATGCTCCAGAACTATTGGGAGAGTGGAAAGGGGAGATAGCAAGTATAGAGGGAAGTATACCCTTACGTTTGTCATGCAATAAAGGAGATGGGATAAAGCTGAAAGTCGGAGAAGAAGATTGGAAGGAATTGAATTATCCAACATTCAACCAATACCAAAAACTAGAAGGGAGTTTTCGCGCTTACATTCCCCTGCCTGAAAAAGAAAATGAGGAAGAAAGCAGATGTGTGTTTAGCCTGCATTACGATCAGGGGAAATTATATGGGCATATCCAATCTATGTTTAGTTCGGAGGAAGCCTCTTTTTCCTATGGCGTATTTGTGAGTCTTGAGAAGGAATAGCTAAATAAATTTTTGAAAAGGGAGAGGAATCAAGTCATTCTTCTCCTTTTTTTTGTTTTTTATCCTGTAGTAATGATGTTGGGGAAAGGGAATTCATAAAGCTGGAACGTCAAAATGTATACAAATTTCGCGAATTTGTATACGGATTCGAGCAAGCAATGGCATTACTTTGTAGTATTCCAGAGGTATAAGAAATTGAGAGGAAGGACAATAGATAATTTATCTGGGATCATTCGAACAAATCCATAAGCTTTAATCCCATGAGAAAAATTCTGAAATGGACCTTGATTACTTTCGTTTCAATCCTATCCATTGCCTTGATAACAGGCATTCTGTTTATCAATATAAGTCCTCAATTTGGGGGAAAAGCGACTGAGGAAGAATTACAGGCGTATAGCTTGACGGGGCATTTTGATGAAGGTGTTTTCCTGAATAAAGAGGAAATAAAGATGGAAGTAGATTGCCACAGCATTCAGAAGATGCTGCAAGAAATGTTGGAGCCTGATCCCAATGTATCTCCCAAAGAAGATATCAAAGTCAAAAAGATTGAAGCAGCAAGCATTGTTCAAAAACCGGATTCGATCAGCAGATTGACCTGGTTTGGACATTCTACTTTCTTGGTGGAAATGGATGGAAAGAACATCCTCTTTGATCCGGTCTTCGGGCAATATGCGGCTCCCCATCCCCTACTGGGCAGAAAGCGCTATAATAGCGAAATGCCGATCAGCATAGCGGATTTACCCCAAATTGATGCAGTCATTATTTCTCATGATCATTACGATCACCTGGATTATGAGTCTATCAAAGAGTTGAAAGAGAAAACTGAACATTTCTTTGTTCCCCTGGGTGTTGATAATCATTTGGAACGTTGGGGAATCGCTGAAGATAAAATCAGCAAAATGGATTGGTGGCAAGAAAAAGAATTCAACGGCCTGACCATAGCATTTACACCTTCAAGACATATGTCCGGCAGAGGATTGACGGACCAGTCTGCTACCCTTTGGGGATCCTGGGTGCTGCAGGGGAAAAGTAGCAATATATTTTTCAGTGGAGATGGAGGCTATGGCAAGCATTTCAAAGAAATCGGGGATAAATATGGAGACTTTGATATAGCTCTCATGGAATGCGGGCAATACAATAAGCTTTGGGCGCAAGTGCATATGATGCCCGAGCAAACGGTACAGGCAGGCATAGACGTGAAAGCAAAAATGATCGTTCCCATTCATTGGGGAGCCTTTACCCTGGCTTCCCATAGTTGGACAGATCCTATTGAGCGT
The nucleotide sequence above comes from Bacteroidia bacterium. Encoded proteins:
- a CDS encoding winged helix-turn-helix domain-containing protein, whose amino-acid sequence is MEITQNLQDGIHTSAQIKKGLKEQAFLLGYDFLVYPPTHEIAILEGFEVKHSFKVEPRLMQVLICLAEDAGNLVPRSELIKKVWNNYGGAEEGLMQAISKLRKFLLDDARQQQVIQTIPKKGYRLVPAVKILDKKTLAKLQGTEGEEIRKEEKLGAFTGFIERLTRPRFFLAFLFLSVVVIFILSILSYMSFWIAVAL
- a CDS encoding serine hydrolase domain-containing protein, which gives rise to MFKNILFVAVILTLTHSFLLGQNLVESQDFDPIKEQIQSWIEGGDIPSMSIAVAQDGKLIWKEAFGWANKEKNVKAQPQHIYALGSLAKSMAATGTMTLVEQGKLSLEDEINPLIAPAKLKNYHGPASDIKLKHVLNMSAGIPHGWTTYPDQIFTAFSEEEKDRFIDKIGHVTFPPGKIQQYSNYSYGILDLVMERQSGKSLEAYMQSEVFQPLGMKNSHTSYQNDKADQFVSLYNREGAIDPYHFLPYGGGGYYSTAEDLIEYGLFYLKNRKEGRKRILSDRSIDLMHTYEGAPGMFKIGFFNTGSLIISNGNITGANAMLMMVPEKNIVIVCLTNTHINGYADQAAGMILGHILPDFDSGMDREKYAAVFETPYQDAPELLGEWKGEIASIEGSIPLRLSCNKGDGIKLKVGEEDWKELNYPTFNQYQKLEGSFRAYIPLPEKENEEESRCVFSLHYDQGKLYGHIQSMFSSEEASFSYGVFVSLEKE
- a CDS encoding MBL fold metallo-hydrolase; amino-acid sequence: MRKILKWTLITFVSILSIALITGILFINISPQFGGKATEEELQAYSLTGHFDEGVFLNKEEIKMEVDCHSIQKMLQEMLEPDPNVSPKEDIKVKKIEAASIVQKPDSISRLTWFGHSTFLVEMDGKNILFDPVFGQYAAPHPLLGRKRYNSEMPISIADLPQIDAVIISHDHYDHLDYESIKELKEKTEHFFVPLGVDNHLERWGIAEDKISKMDWWQEKEFNGLTIAFTPSRHMSGRGLTDQSATLWGSWVLQGKSSNIFFSGDGGYGKHFKEIGDKYGDFDIALMECGQYNKLWAQVHMMPEQTVQAGIDVKAKMIVPIHWGAFTLASHSWTDPIERVTKAAQEMSVEIATPQIGEPIILGEEDIPKTNWWTANQ